The following proteins are encoded in a genomic region of Glycine max cultivar Williams 82 chromosome 18, Glycine_max_v4.0, whole genome shotgun sequence:
- the LOC100810542 gene encoding uncharacterized protein → MMKKSGFEKMVSQKNKNKGGYDDHQKPRNNRFLVNINIMGSAGPIRFVVNEKELVSGVIDTALKSYAGEGRLPVLGFDATNFLLYCANAGFDALSPLEPIGSLGSRNFVLCKKQVQSSKAAPQSELVSQKSNGGWKAWLNKSFSLKILSH, encoded by the exons ATGATGAAGAAGAGTGGTTTTGAGAAGATGGTGTCGcagaagaacaagaacaagggAGGCTATGATGATCATCAGAAACCGAGGAATAACAGGTTTTTGGTAAACATCAATATCATGGGGAGTGCGGGGCCTATAAGGTTCGTGGTGAATGAGAAAGAACTTGTTTCTGGGGTCATTGATACTGCTCTCAAATCCTATGCTGGCGAAGGGAGGCTTCCTGTTCTTGGATTTGATGCCACCAATTTCCTTCTTTACTGCGCAAATGCTGGCTTTGATG CTCTGAGTCCATTGGAACCGATAGGATCTTTGGGGTCGAGGAATTTTGTGCTGTGCAAAAAGCAGGTGCAGTCATCAAAGGCAGCACCCCAATCTGAGTTGGTGTCTCAAAAGAGCAATGGTGGATGGAAGGCATGGTTAAATAAGtcatttagtttaaaaatcctATCCCATTGA
- the LOC100795997 gene encoding protein PTST, chloroplastic: MEISIARSHLETQGIFFSNISRTIGWESIRKLPCNVAAQGSRRDFHRLASSCQAFTAVYPRRSFICRANSMPISLQESASYGDNSIEDEDPYTDLEEEALAKPPTSEQIMTLLADTQRAKLTKKLSEANQQNRFLKRQLNVKEDALVKFKSELAVMELEIQALVRLAEEIAQCGIPEGSRKINGKYIHSHLVARLEAVNELLKEQIKDVDAAQSKEVSVFWVGMAESVQVMGTFDGWSQGEHLSPEYTGSYTRFSTTLLLRPGRYEIKFLVDGEWKLSPEFPIIGEGLTKNNLLVVE, translated from the exons ATGGAAATAAGTATTGCAAG GTCTCATCTCGAAACACAGGGAATATTCTTTTCAAATATTTCAAGAACAATAGGATGGGAAAGCATTAGGAAACTTCCATGTAATGTGGCTGCCCAGGGTTCAAGACGGGATTTTCACAGATTGGCCTCTTCCTGTCAAGCTTTTACTGCAGTGTATCCTAGAAGGTCTTTTATCTGTAGAGCAAATTCTATGCCAATTAGTTTACAGGAATCTGCATCATATGGAGATAATTCTATTGAGGatgaggatccatatacagacTTGGAAGAGGAAGCTTTGGCAAAACCACCTACCAGTGAACAG ATAATGACATTGCTTGCTGACACACAGAGAGCAAAACTCACTAAGAAGCTTAGTGAGGCCAACCAGCAAAACCGGTTCCTAAAAAGACAG TTGAATGTAAAGGAGGATGCATTGGTAAAATTCAAAAGTGAACTTGCTGTCATGGAACTTGAAATTCAG GCTTTGGTCAGATTAGCAGAAGAAATAGCTCAATGTGGTATTCCAGAAGGTTCAAGGAAGATCAATGGAAAGTACATTCATTCTCACCttgttgctagattagaag CTGTAAATGAACTACTGAAGGAACAAATAAAAGATGTCGATGCGGCACAATCGAAGGAGGTTTCTGTATTTTGGGTTGGCATGGCTGAG AGCGTGCAAGTTATGGGCACCTTTGATGGCTGGAGCCAAGGGGAGCACCTTTCACCTGAGTATACTGGTTCTTACACAAGGTTTTCCACTACATTGTTGCTTAGGCCAGGAAG GTATGAAATCAAATTCTTAGTTGATGGTGAATGGAAGCTGTCACCAGAGTTTCCCATTATTGGTGAAGGGTTaaccaaaaataatttgttagttgtcGAGTAA